The window CTTCACGGGTCCCTTTGGACTAAAGACTGAAGAGTCTTTGGGATGTTGACaggtttttgtatttgttgcttACAGGAACATGAAGAGGAGACGGGCTATGGGCAGCAGACTCCAGGTCTGTTTGACATCTTCAATTCCTGCTGTTAGAATCACTTCTTTGTACCTGAATGTGTTCATCTCACTCTTAAAGCTGACTCTGTCTGATCAGGACTGACTGATAGTAAGATTACAAGAAACTCAAATCTGAGATTGAAGAACTATATTCTCTGAAAAAGTACCAGAGAGtgattattcataaaaaaaatatggctttttgtattcatttcatttatggACATATTCTACATGATGTCAGTCATTAACTTCCTTATTCTTTTGTCGATTGTTAttatctacattacattacagtcatttagcagacgctatCTCTACAAACACGGAATACATTGCccacttttttctcactttttagCTCCACACCTTtccaagaaaagaaagatagaaagaaagaaagaaagaaagaaagaaagaaagaaagaaagaaagagagagagagtcagtgtcAATCATTAAACTGGCTAATTTGTATCTATAGctgaaaaaatacttaaatgcCTAATAAACTCCaatgttcttttgttttacagtcAATGTGAAACATTATGAGTGGCAGCTGTTAAATGGACGCCAGTGGCTGTCAATTGACAACGACCATGTGATCGAGACCCACTACTGCCAACCTGGAGCTAAAGGAATCACCATCAACATTAACCATAGGTCAGTGTTGAGTTTTCTCTAGTCTTTATGAACAGAACATGGTTCACATGGCCACTAAACTGCTGCCATCACGTCATCATGTGTCTCTAGGTTCAGGTATTTTATTTAGGAAGCACTTGCTTATAATCTGGAGGTAATTGAATGGAAAGTGGCATTTAAGGTTTGACCCAGAGCGGATTTTGAGTTAAATTAAAGTGAGTCAAATTGTATTGAGCCATTGTAAGTTTGTTGCAGCCTTTGAAACAGTATTTAGTTAATTCAGGGAATAAAAGTATCCATTTAAACTGAGGATGGTgacaaataagaagaaaaaaatgaataacactGATATAATAGTCGGATGGATGGGTTCTGTTTTGGTGCaatcaaacaaaatgtcacattcaaagaaataaatcaaacttaatAATCATATGTGTCTCCACAGGCCGGTGTTCATAGAGTTTGATAAGTTGGAGACTCAGACAGCAGGTCTGAGGGTCCAGAGACTAAGCTTCCTCCCTCAGGGCCAGACGGAGGACGTGGGCTGGTACTTCAGAGACGACCAGCTGTGGCGTGAATATGGATCCCAGGTGAGGAAGATCTGGAACATCCACCCTCGATTTGATTCTCGGGGGTTTTCACACTCTGAAcgtcctttctcctcctcatccttcaGAGCTCCGGCATGTCGTCCTCGTCAATCAGCAGCGGAGACGTTGAGCGTCAGTTCGCTCTGAACCCTCGGGGAACCTTCAGCTTCACAGTCGGCTCCATGGGCTACTCGCTCGACTTCTCCAGTGTGTGATGTTCCTTCCATGTTGGCTGTGTGAGCTCTTTAATAACAATAAGTGTGTCTTCATACACCTAACGCTAACTGATGGTGTTTTTACTCTGCAGccatgacacaaacaaactgcatcaCAGGCCTGCGCAGGAACGTACGAAGGCGTCCGAAATTCACTTCCaacacagagaggtgagactTTTCATCTGTAGGAAACCTATTTTAGTCTAAAATGTTCATTTCCTGCATTCATTACATACATTGTTTGTATGTTATGCAGTAAAACAGACCAGCCTGAGTGGATTGATCTGTTAACAGCTATCTTGGAGGACTAAATGTGACTTGAAAGAGAATCTTAGCACCAAACCTCTGTATAAAAGTTTCTATTTCTCTGCAGCTTTGACTCCACATCAGTTTCGTCCTCCCAGCTCACTGATGAAGGCTACAAGTGGGAGTTCATGGGAGATGAGGGGATTTGGACAGAATATAAAGCATATGTAAGTGGGGCCTCCAACTATTTAAAATTGAAGCCGAAACTTGTaaacaaaacccccaaaaaatgttttcaatttacTTTCAGCCAGAAACTTTTATGTTATGGTATGTATTAGTTTAATTTTTTAAGGATATCAACCATTTTTGCCCTAGTGAATAAAGTCACGTAGTCAGCAGTGGCATCTGGTGGtcaaattgaaaacatttttaacgtGCCTTCCTCTGTGAGGTGGACTCATTTGtgcttatttgtgtttctgtgtagaTATGTTCATTTGACAGCACTGCCATTGAGAGACAATACCAGCTGAATCCACAAGGCCAGCTGCACTTCAACATCAACAGATACTCGTACACTCTGGATTTTTCAAGTAACGAACACTCATACGGCTACGAAGTCATTCCTCTGCTCAAACATAACAGTATAAATCGCTATTAAAAACTCCGTGTTCACTGGTTTATCACAGGAATGTGTCAAGTCAATGACAAAATCGGGACTAAAAGAGCAGTGAGGAGGACTGCTGACAATGGGAGTCAACAGAACAGCAGGTCAGGAGACACATGCCAACATGAGATAAAAAACCCTAAAATAACACAGATTAATGATTAATTTATCCCTGAAAACATACCAAACAtcttcatttaaatttaattgaaatcaAACCCCCTTAATTTGAAAATTCCCTATAAAAGAAACTGACTTTTGTTTAAGGAATACATAACTTTCCCCTTAATTTACAAGTTAAATTTGAAATATTCTGAAAGATTCATAAGAATCAAATTTGTTTGtggtattaaataaaataagtttcttGAAAGGCAAAAATTTTTTCCcataaaacactttaatttgaaaaacCCTCATGACTAAACCCTTATTCTCTTCCAATttgtatattaataatgttagaCTAGTGTTATATCTATTTTTGTCTGTTCTGTAGTTCGGGCACACTGCCACGATGGCAATTTCAAGATATCGGTGGAATATGGGGCGATTATTCCAAAGACAGCAGCGTTTCCAGTCAGGACATCGAGCTCCAGTACCAACAGAACCCGTCAGGCACCATGATGTTCAGCACCAGGAACTTTAGCTATGAGCTGAACTTCTCAGGTGAGCTGGAAACATCCACATCTACAGTTTTTGTCTGTATTCCAGACTGGTGATAATGTTGCAGTAATTAATCAATCTGTATGATCAGAAGTCCAGATTTACTTAAAGATCTATCTTTTGCAGCCATGAGTCAGCAGAACCTGTCCACCAGCACTACCAGATCAGTGCGACGACTTAACCAGTGACTGTGGGACGACACAAGGGTCGAAGGTCGGAGGTCAACTTAACGACAAAATGTAGACCCTTTCTCAACTCTGCAGCTTACCTTACTACCAGCAAAACACACCCAATTTTTTGACCAATTTGCCTAGTtgggttgca is drawn from Anoplopoma fimbria isolate UVic2021 breed Golden Eagle Sablefish chromosome 23, Afim_UVic_2022, whole genome shotgun sequence and contains these coding sequences:
- the si:ch211-244b2.3 gene encoding E3 ubiquitin-protein ligase DTX1, giving the protein MEHEEETGYGQQTPVNVKHYEWQLLNGRQWLSIDNDHVIETHYCQPGAKGITININHRPVFIEFDKLETQTAGLRVQRLSFLPQGQTEDVGWYFRDDQLWREYGSQSSGMSSSSISSGDVERQFALNPRGTFSFTVGSMGYSLDFSTMTQTNCITGLRRNVRRRPKFTSNTESFDSTSVSSSQLTDEGYKWEFMGDEGIWTEYKAYICSFDSTAIERQYQLNPQGQLHFNINRYSYTLDFSRMCQVNDKIGTKRAVRRTADNGSQQNSSSGTLPRWQFQDIGGIWGDYSKDSSVSSQDIELQYQQNPSGTMMFSTRNFSYELNFSAMSQQNLSTSTTRSVRRLNQ